From the genome of Nicotiana sylvestris chromosome 1, ASM39365v2, whole genome shotgun sequence:
ttcattttattaaacAGAGAAAAAAGAGAGTGGCAATTTGCAGTTTAAGTAAAATTTGCAATAATATACTATAAAACTAAAAGGTCTTTGCACAAATAGCCCGTCGGATCACTGTTTATTTTTTCTAACctgtatacatagattatacactAATTTTATATGATTACAAACAtgttatatataaattatacatatattaaatATCAatctattatttttaatttaaacatTCGGGTGGgtggctatttaaattaattcTTCACAACGTATGAGTTTTGCTACTGAAATGATAACTTGTTAAAACATAGAAAGTCTACATTAACACAACGGGGAGTCTTTCAGCGGGGGATTTGCACAAATAAAACTATTTGGTACCACTGTTGAAATTTTTAACCCGTTAAAAAAGTCTTGAAGTAGTCTCCGACAAAATTTTAGGGTGATGCTAAACGGCCCAACTGGTATGACCCAACTTTGACCACGCCAGTGAAAAGACATAAAAAACCCTCTAACTAATTAGCCTATATTTTTCCCTCCAAAACACAAAATTAAATTCCAAGTCTTGAAGTATGGGAAATTTAAATGTTGGGAGAAGAAGAATCTTgtgtattatatttgtatttatgTGTATTTTAACAAATTATacgtttttaaatttttaacaaATTATTGTACTTTCTTCCTTTCTTAAAAACAAATATGGTATACGATTTTGTATACTTCTTCCTTACCAAACCCTAAACCAGCGGACACTTTCCCCTCTGCCAAACCCTAAACCAGCGGACACTTTCTCCTTCTCTAAAAATGGATTCAAACCAAGAAAATTTGGCGGTGCAACAAAATATGAATCGAAATGAACATAACACAAATACAACAACCATCAGTATCAACCAAGATAATAGGTTTGATCGAGTTAGGGACGAGTTGTACAGATCTTTAGGGATGGCATCGGATGATAGTTTGTTGAATGAATACGAATGGGTAGATGTTGATTCTCACGGCAGTTTCAACAATGTTGTGCacttagatgatgatgatgatgaagccGATGGAGAATATCATGGAGAAGCTAGTGACGATGAGGAGCAGGTTTTAGGAAATGAGTTAGAGTTATGTGATGTTGATCGGGAAATGGAGAATGAATTCACTAAAGAGGATGTGGTTGTAGGTCCAATCTCTGGAATGCGATTTAGAGATAAAGATACTTTGTTTGCATTCTACAAAGAACATGCACGACTGAAAGGATTCTCCGTCGTCAAAAGAAATTCCAACAAGAAGGGTGGTGACACTGCGAGGTACATAACCTATTGTTGTGATAGGGCTAGGATTCGCAAAATCAAGGTTACCACCAAGAGTAACAATTATAAAGCTAGGCTAGCTGCTATTTTGGATGATTCTGGTTGTTGGCGCGTCTCTAAGGTCGTTCACGATCACAATCATGATTTGCTCCCATCCGTATCGCGCCCAATGGCTGGACATAGGTCCGTTTGTGATTCTTTGAAGAGGGATCTTGTAGCTCACGATCAATCTGGCATTAGACCCTCCAAGAATAGACTTGCTGAGGTTCAATGTGGTGGTCCGCAAAATTTGGGTTGCACTCCAAAGGATTGTAGAAATTCTATTTTGAAGAGTAGGAATTTTGAAATGCAAGAAGGGGACGCACAGTCGCTGCTCAACTTTTTTCGTGAAATCCAGGTAAAGGATAGGGAGTTTTTCTATTCAATTGACGTTGATTATATTGGTAGGTTGCGAAATGTGGTATGGGTGCATTCACATTGTAAGGCAGCGTATGAGCAATTCTATGATGCGATATGCTTTGATACGACGTATCTTGTGAATCGATATAATATGCCATGTGCTACATTTGTTGGCATCAATCACCATAGACAGTCCATCTTACTAGGATGTGCTCTCATGTCTCATGAAGATATCGATAGTTACAAATTAGTTTTTAGAACTTGGCTTGATGCCATGGGAAATGTTCATCCAGATGCGATCACAACTGATCAGTGTCAGAGCATTAAGATAGCCATTGCTGAAATGATGCCAAATACAATACATAGGTAttgtatttggcatatattctcaAAGTTGCCTCTTTACGTAAGTGGTGTTCGTCCTTCTAAAATTGCACGTGGAGAATTTAAATCCATGGTCCTTGATAGCATTATTGTTGATGTTTTTGAGAGAAAATGGACAGAATATATTGTAAGGTATAATTTGCATACAAGGAATTGGTTCAACAAGCTTTACTCTAAGAAGGAAAAATGGGTTCCTGTGTACCTTGATGTGCATTTTTGGGCTGGTATGCTATCTACGCAAAGAAGTGAGGGGTTGCATGCGTTCTTTGATGGATATATTACCCGTCAAAGCACTTTTATGATGTTTGTTCACCAGTATAAGTTAGCTATAAGAGCTAAGAATGAGAAAGAGTTGGAAGCGGAATACAGGTCAAAGGGCTTTCAAATTGTGTGCGAGTCAATGTTCAAGTGGGAAGAGCAGGCAATTCAGTGTTATACGCGTACAGTGTATGAATTTTTCAAGACAGAGCTAAGGAAATTGTATCATTGTGAAGTCAGCAGCCCCGACGATCATCAAGTTGTCCCCGGTGTTGAGAAATTCATCGTTAGTGATTATTCAGTTATAAAAAAATGATGGAAATCCAGTTGAGTACACTATTGAATATATACCTATCGACGATTGTTTTAGTTGCAGCTGAAAATAGTTTGAGTTTAGAGGGATACTTTGTTGCCATATACTCAAGATCTTATCGCACAGGAAGATTgataaaattgatgaaaggtaTATACTTACAAGGTGGAGAAGCGATGGTATTAGGCCACACTTGAATCGGTTCCATCAAGTTGGTTACCCAAACATGACTCCTGAGTATAAGACATACAGGAGCATGTTGAAGTATTTTGACATGGCTTGTGATATAGCACTAGGCACTAGCGTGAAGGTTCAATATGTTAAGCATAATTTGAAGAAGATGGTGCATGATCTTCAAAACTGGGACGACGAAATGATCGCGCCAAACCAAGACCAGGATAACTAAGATAAAACTGAAGGCACAACTCTACGAGATCCACAGTTCACTAATTCACGTGGCAGGCCGCGTTTGAATCGATATAAAGGAAGAATTGAATACTACTTTACAAGTTCACAGCCGCGTGGTGTATTTGGAGCTAGTAATGGCACAAGAACTGGTGTTAGAGGGGGTGGCAAGATTGGTggtaatcgtggtggtagaggtgcCGGTAGAAGTAGTGGACGTAGGGGTAGGGGTAATGGGCAAGGCAGAGGTACAAACATTGAGCATGATGGTTCCTAGGTGTGAATGAGGTATAATATTACGACTACATTTGATTTATTACTTAACTTAAACATATCATATTTTTTataatgtttgtttgattttaattgCAGCAAATTGATGCTATACAATCGCAATCAAGATTGTTTGATCTCAATGTCGAACCAGACTTggaactataataaaaaaatattgctGAAACTTGGAGTTCTCAGTTGGCCTAATTGCATTGTTATTTTATTTGGTCTAGAACTTTttgattttgaagaaattttGCTTGTTTTGTATAAATGTTGGTGTTTAATGATTTATGAAACTTAAAcgtatcaattttttttttcttatagtGTTTGTAATGGCATATTAGCTACTACATGATTGTTGCTTTCTCCCCCCACGATTTTGGATTAGTTACGTTGTATTCTAACAAAGAGAGATATTTGTAATATTGAATACAACCACTAATaaattattctcttttttttatatcaACTCACTAATAAAACTATTTCGAATATTGAATCCAACCAGAAATGCCCATAGACTCGCTGGTTGATCAAATCTTCAATTTCTTTCCCACTCATACTCACACATGCAGGTTGAATTATATTTAATATTTCGATCTCCAATACATTGATTTACTAATTAATAAAACTTTTCGTTATTCGTGATGATTTTTCTAATTCTTTATGACCAAATTGTATTAagattttcaatattttttttaaaaaaaaaatttggattttATTACATCTGAAAGAAGATGAGGAGGTGTAATTTCCAGTCCTCTTCCCAGTAGTTTAGGTTCTAGTCGTATTTTGAGGAGGTTTTAGTTGTATGATGAGGAGGTGTAATTTTTTTCTTATACTAAATGTGTAAAATAATTTTCATAAACATGAAAAAACTATAACAAGCAAAAATCACAGATAATAAGTTCACTATTCTTTAATAAGTATAACAATAGTACAAGGAAAAATAATAGACAATATTATAAGAAAATCATATTAATCCATAAATATTTTAATGACAAGGGTTGAACACAGGCGTACATGAAAAACCTAAGCATTAAATGTTCATATTCTAGCACTTCAACAGCGAATATCACTGTACTTGATAGCCTCTACAAGTTCAAAAAGAAGAACACTCTCTTTCTTCAGATTGTTGTCGACAACAAATTATTTCCACCCGTTAACGAGTCTTCTTCGAACAACACCTGTTAGAGTCACATTCCACTCCTTCCCATTACATCGGAGTAATGTCTTAGCCGTACTAGGATGAAGATATTGACagattttctttgaaaaatactGCACAAGCGTAATAGAAAGATAGGGTAAAAATCATTTCATGttaactaaaaaaagaaaaaaattgaatttacCACATAATCACGCTTGATGTACGATCTGGGCAAGTTCATACTAAACCATAGATAGAATTCCTCTTCTTCAATCCATCCGTTAGCATTcaaatgaaacaact
Proteins encoded in this window:
- the LOC104230780 gene encoding protein FAR-RED IMPAIRED RESPONSE 1-like, with the protein product MASDDSLLNEYEWVDVDSHGSFNNVVHLDDDDDEADGEYHGEASDDEEQVLGNELELCDVDREMENEFTKEDVVVGPISGMRFRDKDTLFAFYKEHARLKGFSVVKRNSNKKGGDTARYITYCCDRARIRKIKVTTKSNNYKARLAAILDDSGCWRVSKVVHDHNHDLLPSVSRPMAGHRSVCDSLKRDLVAHDQSGIRPSKNRLAEVQCGGPQNLGCTPKDCRNSILKSRNFEMQEGDAQSLLNFFREIQVKDREFFYSIDVDYIGRLRNVVWVHSHCKAAYEQFYDAICFDTTYLVNRYNMPCATFVGINHHRQSILLGCALMSHEDIDSYKLVFRTWLDAMGNVHPDAITTDQCQSIKIAIAEMMPNTIHRYCIWHIFSKLPLYVSGVRPSKIARGEFKSMVLDSIIVDVFERKWTEYIVRYNLHTRNWFNKLYSKKEKWVPVYLDVHFWAGMLSTQRSEGLHAFFDGYITRQSTFMMFVHQYKLAIRAKNEKELEAEYRSKGFQIVCESMFKWEEQAIQCYTRTVYEFFKTELRKLYHCEVSSPDDHQVVPGVEKFIVSDYSVIKK